The Raphanus sativus cultivar WK10039 chromosome 2, ASM80110v3, whole genome shotgun sequence genome includes a region encoding these proteins:
- the LOC108855664 gene encoding kinesin-like protein KIN-7G isoform X4, with the protein MSGITDYALADIYDYIAKHKEREFVLKFSAMEIYNESVRDLLSTDISPLRLLDDPEKGTVVEKLTEETLWGWNHFKELLSVCIAQRHIGETALNEVSSRSHQILRLTVESTAREYLANDKFSTLTATVNFIDLAGSERASQSLSAATRLKEGGHINRSLLTLGTVIRKLSKGKTGHIPFRDSKLTRILQSSLGGNARTAIICTMSPARIHVEQSRNTLLFASCAKEVTTNAQVNVVMSDKVLVKHLQRELAKLESELRSPRQALVVSDTTALLMEKDLQIQKLNKEVFQLAQRLEGAHSRIEDLQQIIEESPIKEILSSDSEHANLVLGHQYPKLRVRSSWESLYITPESSVSAQRSSMVSPQSTEHGSDENVFQLTDFRIDSGATSPGQQHLSFVTPGKFTKVRLNIRGAESKNQSNIHKGFEVDEASEVGSEDTCTELRCIETESPGIIMSPEPNMLQDGSMDMNALPVCVPDSKNLRPPTEIVEEEEEEECVKEVSAVFIEPKECVLSSTNLRRDPTLPDSVTLSPEKPYSLHLEKHWPRVGGVRHTRSQSCGTSFVPGSSSPSYEHERDANTPPSWYQKERAESNLKPSNIKKPPLPTHSSRMSMPATLSEKDFNRSTQRTPAALDGVNKRKSSTNSSQVSSSSASVFRRQTSGRASISQEEGEESGPQRDKRIIHLSMEEIEQKFLALRSTKSFKDAAVDPIQDYLTTPLDWPLEFKRLEMEIIELWHACNVSMAHRSYFFLLFRGDQKDCLYLEVELRRLKYIRETFANNSEVIDNGRTLTSMSSSLRALNRERYKLSQLMQKKLRKEERENLFLRWGIGLNTKHRRLQLAHRVWSESKDIDHVRESASVVGKLLGFADIDSASREMFGLNLSLKPRPKKSSLWKRSVLSLSFL; encoded by the exons ATGAGTGGGATTACTGACTACGCCTTGGCCGATATATATGATTACATTGCGAAG cATAAGGAAAGAGAATTCGTTCTGAAATTCTCAGCTATGGAGATCTATAATGAGTCTGTAAGAGACCTCTTGAGTACAGACATTAGTCCACTCAGACTTCTAGATGATCCCGAG AAAGGGACAGTTGTTGAGAAACTCACAGAGGAAACTCTGTGGGGCTGGAATCATTTTAAGGAGCTTTTATCAGTCTGTATAG CTCAAAGACACATTGGAGAGACAGCTTTAAACGAAGTTAGTTCACGCTCTCATCAGATTCTGAGATTG ACGGTCGAAAGCACAGCACGTGAATATTTAGCGAATGATAAATTTAGCACACTCACAGCGACTGTG AATTTCATTGATCTTGCTGGAAGCGAGCGTGCATCTCAATCATTATCAGCTGCCACAAGGTTGAAAGAAGGTGGTCATATAAACCGAAGTTTACTAACACTAGGAACTGTCATTCGAAAGCTAAG TAAAGGAAAAACAGGGCACATTCCATTCAGAGACTCAAAGCTGACACGCATACTTCAGTCTTCGTTGGGAGGAAACGCCAGAACTGCCATAATCTGCACCATGAGTCCTGCGAGAATCCACGTTGAGCAATCAAGAAACACGTTGTTATTCGCAAGCTGTGCAAAGGAGGTGACGACAAATGCGCAAGTCAACGTGGTCATGTCTGATAAAGTTCTGGTTAAACATTTACAGAGGGAGTTGGCTAAACTGGAGAGTGAGTTGAGAAGCCCTCGTCAAGCTCTTGTTGTGTCTGACACAACTGCATTACTGATGGAGAAGGACCTCCAAATTCAAAAG CTAAACAAAGAGGTGTTCCAATTAGCACAACGGTTAGAGGGGGCTCATTCTCGGATTGAGGATCTCCAACAAATTATTGAAGAATCACCAATAAAAGAGATATTATCATCAGACTCAGAACATGCAAAT TTGGTTCTTGGACATCAATACCCCAAGCTGCGGGTGCGCAGTTCATGGGAATCTCTGTATATAACACCAGAAAGCTCAGTATCAGCTCAGCGATCCAGTATGGTTTCCCCACAATCAACCGAGCACGGTTCTGACGAGAATGTCTTCCAGCTTACCGACTTTAGGATTGATTCAGGTGCAACTAGCCCAGGCCAACAACACCTTTCATTTGTGACTCCTGGGAAATTCACAAAAGTTCGACTTAATATTCGTGGGGCAGAAAGTAAAAACCAGTCTAACATTCACAAGGGGTTTGAAGTAGACGAAGCAAGTGAGGTGGGTTCTGAAGATACTTGCACGGAACTTCGATGCATAGAAACAGAGAGCCCTGGTATCATCATGTCTCCAGAGCCAAACATGCTTCAAGACGGGTCTATGGATATGAATGCGCTACCAGTATGTGTACCAGATTCAAAGAACTTAAGACCACCAACAGAAattgtagaagaagaagaagaagaagagtgtgtAAAGGAAGTCAGTGCTGTCTTTATCGAACCAAAGGAATGTGTTTTGTCATCAACTAACCTCAGAAGAGACCCTACACTTCCAGATTCTGTCACTCTGTCTCCTGAAAAGCCTTATAGTTTGCATCTTGAGAAACATTGGCCAAGAGTAGGAGGTGTGAGGCATACTAGAAGCCAAAGCTGCGGAACAAGCTTTGTACCGGGTTCTTCCTCTCCTTCCTATGAGCATGAGAGAGACGCTAACACACCACCAAGCTGGTATCAGAAAGAAAGAGCTGAGAGCAACCTGAAACCGTCCAACATCAAGAAGCCGCCATTACCAACGCATTCTAGCCGGATGAGCATGCCAGCAACTTTGTCTGAGAAAGACTTCAACCGCAGCACCCAAAGAACGCCAGCTGCTTTAGATGGTGTCAATAAGAGAAAATCATCAACTAATAGCTCACAGGTATCTTCCTCTAGCGCTTCTGTGTTTAGGCGTCAGACAAGTGGTAGAGCTTCCATCAGCCAGGAGGAAGGTGAAGAGAGTGGTCCTCAAAGGGACAAGCGAATCATTCATTTATCG ATGGAGGAAATAGAACAGAAGTTCTTGGCTCTGAGATCAACAAAGAGCTTCAAGGACGCTGCGGTGGACCCCATACAAGACTATTTAACCACGCCATTGGACTGGCCGTTGGAGTTCAAGAGACTCGAGATGGAGATTATAGAGCTATGGCATGCTTGCAACGTTTCCATGGCACACAGAAGTtacttcttccttctcttcagAGGGGATCAGAAAGATTGCCTCTACTTGGAAGTAGAACTCCGTAGACTCAAGTACATTAGAGAAACATTTGCCAACAATAGCGAAGTTATTGACAACGGACGCACTCTTACATCAATGTCcag CAGCCTGAGGGCGTTGAATAGGGAGAGGTACAAGCTGAGTCAGCTGATGCAGAAGAAACtgagaaaagaagagagagagaacctgTTCTTGAGATGGGGCATTGGGCTGAACACAAAGCACAGACGGCTCCAGCTGGCGCATCGTGTCTGGTCAGAGAGCAAAGACATTGATCACGTCCGAGAGAGCGCCTCTGTTGTGGGTAAGCTACTGGGGTTCGCTGACATCGATTCGGCGTCCAGAGAGATGTTTGGCCTCAACTTGTCTCTTAAACCCCGTCCCAAGAAATCTAGCCTCTGGAAACGGAGCGTTCTGTCCCTCTCCTTTTTGTAA